GTTAGCGACAAGGGTGTATCATCATGTTTGTGTATTGCATGGACTTTTCCTTGAATATCTTTCACAGCATCTCgaagtttgttttgttttgtttttgcgcTTTAGAATTTCAAAGCTATAGtaaccaataaatattttaatatcaaattaaaatcagTTTCCTAGAAAAACTATATCGTATGCCATGAAGGTAATAACACTATCAATGATAATTAACCTTTCTGAAACCttaatgaaattgaaattgaacaaTATATAAATGCTTAGTTATGTTTTTTGCGTGAAATTTCTTCTCACAACCCAAATGTTGCACTGGTGTAAATATTCTTGTTACACTGCTTAGTATAGTATGTATGTCCATATAAAATAGTGAAAGGTTGCAATAATTTAAAGATTGAGGTAGAAGAAATCAAGATAGGCCATTACATAGTTTCGACTAGACTTTATGTcccattttcattttataaaatgcTTCTTCTTTTTACATCCAATATATAATCgaaatcaaaagaaaaaaacatttagagCGAAATAGTATACAAAAATGATGAGTAAATGAGTAACAAAGTGTAAAAAtggaaatgtttaaaataaaaataatgcacACAAAAGAAAGTAACAATAAGAACGCTATTAACAAGATACAAGAGGACGTCGCCATAACGTACGTAGACTTACCTGATGTTCCATCGAAGCACATAAATAAGAAAACTAGCAACTGACACAAAAGCTGCAGAGCTACAAGTTGCAAAAATAGTGTAAAGAGTGTGAAGTCATAACATACGTAGACTTACCTGATGTCCCATCGGAATGCATAAATAAGAAAACCAGCAACTGTCAAGAAAGCCGCAGATCTAAAAGTTGTAATGACAATAGAGATTGTGACGTCATAACATACGTAGACTTACCTGATATCCCATCGAAACAGATAAATAAGAAAACCAGCAACTGACAAGAAGGCTGCAGAGCTACAAGCTGCTATGATAATAATGGTTGTGACGTCATAACATCTGAGAGATTCTGCATCGAAAttcattattgttatatttttcttGTGACATACAGCGTCATCAAGATCTACAAACGTAACGTTAGTTTGATTAAGCCACTGACGAAACCATACTAGGCTACAATCGCAGCTCAGGGGATTGAATGCAAATCCAAACAGAAGTAATTTAGTTAAATTCTGAATTCCAACATCTTTACTAATTGATCTTATTTGGTTTTtgtgtataaaaatatttgaaatgttTGGAGAATCCAAAAACATGTTATCTTTCAGATTGGTAATATAATTACGCGAAAAATCGACGTTCTTTAGAAATCTGTGATTTCTTAATATTTCAGCAGGTAAACTTGTTAGCTGGTTTCCAGTTAAGTGAACTGTTGTCAagttaacgcaatttttaaacACTCCACTCTGCAAAGTCTTTACAGCTGAATAtctaatgtaaacattttctaGTGAAGTTAACTTTAAAAACCAAGCTCTTTGTATGTGAGAAAGAGCTCGATTATAATCCAggtataatattttaagttttgTGAGATTGTTAAACGAATCATCGTCTATGTTATTGTACTGTAAGATATTTCCAACCAATGTTAAAACTGTCATTTCACGAAAGTTAGCCAATGCATTAGACTTGATTCCACTAATGTGATTGTAATTGAGACGTAAAGCGCCAACATCAACTGGGATATCTCTGGTTGGAATGTGACGAAATTGCTTTCTCATACACCTTACCTCATGGCTTGCATACATATGTGTTTCCTCGATAATGCAATATGGGCAAGTACATTCGTGTGGACACATCGTTGTATTTTGTGCTTGAGTTCCGTTTATTCTGAACGGATTGTATGGCGTACACTCTTTCGAAGTGGAAGGTACAGCAGTTACAAACAGCGTAAACACACAAAACAGAGTAATGTTAATAGTCATGTTTCCCAGATAAGTAAGTAATGGAAGCAAATAAATTTCATCCGTGTGCTAGAAATATTAAGTATCCAAGGAAGTGTTTTTAAAACCACTATTAACGACCATTTGAGTTATTTCCTGTTCTTTGTGAACCAAGGTACACACtgttctactgtatattaactatcttattgtttgtttgtatctTATTCAACCATCCTATTTGTTCTATTTGTCTTTATTTAAATCCACTCAGGCAGCTCCATAAGGCCTGGtatctattattaattatttaagcTGCAGTGACACTCCATGGTGGAAACGCTCATATACAGTGCGTTCATAAAACcatcaaatacaaaaaaacagaTGGATACAATTTCAAATGGATAAATCTGGAAACAATACAGTAGAtagttaatattttaaaaatacaaattttaaaatataagaaAGAGATTTTTGATCGACTTTAAGTTATTCCTGCAGTGCTGGTCATGGTTCAGCGGGGATCAGCTCTTCTATCTAGACCGTCAGGGGTAGACTCGTCACGTCCATCTTAGAGTTCCTTATTTTAGTGTTCCTCACAGTATTCTGGGACCCATTCTGTTTCTCATTTACATACATCCTCCTGACTTATCCATAATCGTCACATAGATGCAGATGACATCGTCAAAGTTTTAGGAATATTATTTGTGTAATTCCAAAGAGACTATCCACAAGATAGTAGATTGCATCGTGACTGGCAATGTTACGCTGTAATACTGATGAgacaaaagtaggcctactacattgTAAAGGCCCGGTCACACCTAACCGATACCTATCGGACGTGAAATATCGGTCGTGACTTATCGTTCTCAATCGCGGTCACACTTCAACCGAAATCGTTTCGTTGTGATGACGCCCCCAACGGTTAAAAAAAGTTGTTGTTGTATGGATAGTAATTAAagcaaagatagtgtagtactacactatctttgattaaagttaaaatatacatgATGGCAGACGACAGCGAAGAAGTACTTCTGATGTATTTGTTATTAAGAAGACAAAAATGTCGACAAAAAAGACGTAGATTGTGGGtacacccaatttaatgaatcTAGGGCAATGTATGGGGAATTCCAAACATTGTTCAGAGAATTGTCTTCTCATGAAGACAAATTTTATGAATACTTCAGAATGTCAGAGCAACAGTTCTATACTATTTTAGACTTGGTACGAGGTAAAATACAAAAGGAAGACACCTTTTTTAGAAAGAGTGTAAGTGCAAATGAAAGGCTAGCAATATGTCTTAGGTAAGTATATAAttcttaaatataataaattaattgagCACTAATCATAATTAGTTAGTACTACAGGCCACTAACTAGAGCAGGCCTCTCTAGCGCCTAGGGTACAGTAGTACCTACTTTAGTaacagcctaggcctagtagtagcacTAGGCATAGTACTACTACAAGACTAGGGTGAGTTACAACTAATTACTATAGACCTAGGCCAAGACCACTACTGATCAGTAACCCCACATTTTCGGCATTAATATTGCTGTGagattattttgttaaatttaaaaaatgaaataaaagttaAGTAATAAATACCCAAACAAAGGAGACCTCAACACTGgttaattcaaaattaaaaacgtTTATTTTAATTGCCTTCTTTGAAGTATTGCcagctaaattaaaatatttaaaatactgcaaTTTTAAAGATATAGTGTCATCCCGGAAAAATacaagttaatttatttttcttgtcaATGTTGCTAATgtacaaaaacaacattttcaaCAACCCGAAAGTGTTGtggaacaataataataatcaatttttatacaattatttttataaaataaagtcaaatttaacaataaaatttaaaacctAAAGCAAATACTCTATCTCAGCCTCATGGACCAATTTGTGAATTTTAAATCGGATGTCAGCCCTGGCCCTTTCAGGCAGTTTTCTTAAAATTTCGGccattgacaaaaaaaaaacaatgaatgtCGTCTTTCTTGTTTTCTTTCTGATCTTCCAGATACTTCAAAATTGATTTGTCAATGTCAACACTGTCACTGTCATCTGGtaactttcttttttttggtGTGGGTTTTTGTGTAGATGTGTGTGGCAAGTCTGGAATGTCCTCATCACTAATACTAGTATTGCTTTTACTTAATACTAATAGTTCACTTGGACTATTGAGGTTACTTGAGGTCCTGAAATGAAAAACAATTGTTAATGGTCTACAGACTTATATTACCTTTGATGTGATATACATTTGAACCACAGGCAAAATGTTCATTTGTTtagtaaatatattatgttgtttACTATTTATACAGAAgtgaattaattattattattaacattcgATTTTACTTACTCTCTGTGTTGgataaatggttttaaaaagGACAAGATGTCTTCGAATTTGTACTTCTTTATGTACTTTTTGGCATCTCCACTTTTAGATGCAGCTTTTCGTTTACTGCTGCTGTAAGCATCCCTGATGTTGCCCCATTTCTTGCGTGCCAAGTCTcctgtaaatataacaaaaaagtgtagttttaaaaataacattgaaaatataaatatcatgtactactgtagtacaaataattaatagttacaataaacatttttatctatttttttgtgTTGAAACGTTATACAAATCAACACATTGCATACTGCACAGTACATTTTAAAGTCAAGGAAtaaattaaaaccatttatattttttttacagatacTTGGCTACTGGAGACTCGTACAAAACTATTTCTTTTAGTTACAGAGTCGGAAAATCAACCATTGTCAACATTGTGCCTGAGGTGTGTGATGCTATTTGGCAATGCATGCACCCTCAATATATGCCTGTTCCAACAGAAAATGAATGGAAAGAAGTAGCAGCTGCATTCGAAACAAGGTGGCAGTTCCCAAACTGTGTTGGGGCCATAGATGGGAAACATGTTGTTATTCAAGCCCCACCATATACAGGATCAACCTTCTTCAATTACAAAGGTAATTTTTCTGTAGTACTGATGGCTCTGGTAGATGCCATGTACCGTTTCATACTGATTGATGTTGGGAGCATATGGTTCCCAAAGTGACGCTGGCATATTTGCAAAAAGTGCAATGGGCAAAGCGATACAAGCCCATCAATTGGCCTTTCCAGCTGATAAAGAATTGCCAAATGCACCAGAGCTTGGTAAAGTTCCCTATGTCATTATTGGGGATGAGGCATTTCCACTGAAATCAAATATAATGAGATCTTATTCTGGCAGTGAACTTGATGACAGCAAACGAATTTACAACTACAGACTTTCTAGAGCCCGGAGGATAGTGGAAAATGCATTTGGCTTTTTGGCAGCAAGGTGGCGTGTCTACCAAAGGCGAATGCAATTACAGCAACACAATGTGGACAAAATAATCAAAGCTACATGTGTACTGCACCATTTTTTACAGAAGACGGGTGACACTGTATCAATGCACAAGTAGATTCTCAAAGGTCTGCACATCATAAAGTCATTCAGAACCTGCGTTTAACAGGAAATCATGCCTCAAATGACGCAATAGCAGTCAGGCACACATTCAAAGAGTACTTTATGTCACCAGCGGGTGAAGTGCCATGGTAAAGGAATGCTTGTTTTGGCAAAGcagtttaattattcattatgaaataaaatagtagatgaaatgagatacatttcattattattaattaataatattataataatgccTAACAAAAAATGGTTGGTTTGCTGTAACATTGTGAAAATTATTGTGGAGGGGCTGGTGTAAAAAagtttttgtcattaaatatgttatgtttaaaataatttcatatcatagtaatatattttagttttaaattacatttcagAGTTGGGAAAAAacatctttttattattttaatatattttaaatgatatgacttaaacttgaatatatttgttaaaaatcttgtaattgaataaaatatattgtgaagattattatgcaatattacTATctatagtactactactagtattGATACTCTATTAATTATTcaagagtaataataatattatatatattatatatattatatttgttaatgttGTAATTGAATAAAATCTATTGTGAAgattattatgcaatattactagtagtactactaggcctagtttttttaattatttttcattccATAAATCACATTCTGTGGCCTACGCTTACTAGTTAGGCCAAGCTGGTCCACCACATGATAATTGGTTGACAGTCGTACCCGTGCGCGCGCTCTGACTGACATCTGCGGACTACTGAATACTactacatataggcctagtactactacctaggcctaggcctagaaattaCAGACGCCCGCCTAGCTTGGAATAATAGCTGTTAGTTATTCACTTACCAGTCATTCCAACCCTCTCGCCAATCTCGTTccatatatcatttttttaaatgttgtttttgtatTCGGCGTGTCCCTTGTCATACAGAACTGTGTTATTTGAACGTTCAAAATCAGTGTTTCCAAAACAACGTCTGATGTTGTGTCAGCCATCGCGCCACAGAGGAGGAGAGGAGGAGTGGAGAAATTCACTGTTGATGACAGGTATGACGTACCATCATCTGATTggctaaaaacaaaattatcgggcgataccaaaaaaaaaatcgctaatTCGACCGATTTGGCTCCCGATGACCGTCTCGATTATCGCTCTAGTGTGACCGCCCCCGCTCTTATGCACTATACCGATATTTTTGTATCGATATCGGTCTAAAATATCGGTAAGGTGTGACCGGGCCTTAACTGCCCTAAAAATAATGCGAGTGATATTCGTTATTCAAGTCCAACACCCAAGGTGCTCCTTTAATCCTGTTTCTTGAATGTGAACCAGATtactaaaacaaaacataacaatgACCTATAAATGCATGTCTAGCAATAATATGTGGCTCCTTAAGCGTCAAACTGAAAAGTTTTGTATTtaagttaaaacaaacaatataaaagacGATCCCttaaaactgaaactgaaactgaaactgttaaattaaaataaaaataatatcattttactTCCTGTCGTGTGtcttattggttatccgcaaggTATTGTGGATAACGCAATTGTGATTGTCAGGATATTTTttgttcttcttcttctttgttTTTGTCTCTCTCTAAACCTTGAAAACTGAACATTTTTATGCTTTACCAGAATTTAGACCTTATATGAATTATTAAGATTTTCGTAACgtacgcgtgattttatgaagcttatgattgatcataaatTCTGAACTAAACGACATTTCTTAATGAAATTTGTTAAAAGTTAAGTATACTTATAATATGGGgctttttttaattatgaatgCGTGTAACATTTGTAcc
This is a stretch of genomic DNA from Antedon mediterranea chromosome 3, ecAntMedi1.1, whole genome shotgun sequence. It encodes these proteins:
- the LOC140045418 gene encoding uncharacterized protein; translated protein: MTGDLARKKWGNIRDAYSSSKRKAASKSGDAKKYIKKYKFEDILSFLKPFIQHRETSSNLNSPSELLVLSKSNTSISDEDIPDLPHTSTQKPTPKKRKLPDDSDSVDIDKSILKYLEDQKENKKDDIHCFFFVNGRNFKKTA
- the LOC140044351 gene encoding toll-like receptor 2, which encodes MTINITLFCVFTLFVTAVPSTSKECTPYNPFRINGTQAQNTTMCPHECTCPYCIIEETHMYASHEVRCMRKQFRHIPTRDIPVDVGALRLNYNHISGIKSNALANFREMTVLTLVGNILQYNNIDDDSFNNLTKLKILYLDYNRALSHIQRAWFLKLTSLENVYIRYSAVKTLQSGVFKNCVNLTTVHLTGNQLTSLPAEILRNHRFLKNVDFSLYVCYDVTISIVITTFRSAAFLTVAGFLIYAFRWDIRYWNQRRLLRKQYERLENEGPPPVDGVQIRYDAFVSYNSKDQDWVLKSALPMLEGPEFGFSLCVDFRDFVVGDAIADNISNAIKYSRKMLIVVTKNFAKSEWCYFEMEMARTRMFDNHEDIFVVVILESVPSRNMPTLLQKILRKKTYIEWPKHPDGQKVFWTRLAAALNSPNAHHDRLIN